A window from Chitinophagaceae bacterium encodes these proteins:
- a CDS encoding T9SS C-terminal target domain-containing protein, producing MKLQIHFLLLILAFSFITNKAHAWEIPGVPQQPQWFMPIMFEDATGQRDTIYLGYDSTSTAHLTGFDANFETWKNLDTSKFNVYIHQAGFSPELVKYVKVVGNYIPNYSIRFVKGVYPIKMKWVDSLMYSYRLPYPEIEAGRPRARIDMACEYTGEPGYFPCGIGFDMPPYILSDYDHPDFNSEAWYPPYGLVHSDSIYFEGSGLYLAQNPHFSSDIRLTLRPHNDPLSVNVKEIDPRQFKIYPNPFENDIYLTNKTNILSKYSIYNVLGRKLQTGILKENSNRIKMGDHPPGIYYIIIHHENNHFTQKLLKL from the coding sequence ATGAAGTTACAAATCCATTTTTTACTGCTCATACTTGCATTCTCATTCATTACAAACAAAGCTCATGCATGGGAAATACCCGGTGTGCCACAACAGCCTCAATGGTTTATGCCCATAATGTTTGAAGATGCGACAGGGCAAAGAGATACGATATATCTCGGATATGATAGTACATCTACAGCACATTTAACTGGTTTTGATGCTAATTTTGAAACATGGAAGAACTTAGACACAAGTAAGTTTAATGTATATATTCATCAAGCAGGATTTTCACCTGAATTAGTAAAGTATGTAAAAGTTGTGGGCAACTATATACCTAATTACTCAATAAGGTTTGTAAAAGGCGTTTACCCCATTAAAATGAAATGGGTTGACTCACTGATGTATAGTTACAGGCTGCCCTATCCCGAAATTGAAGCGGGTAGGCCTCGGGCAAGAATTGATATGGCTTGTGAATATACAGGAGAACCAGGCTACTTTCCCTGTGGTATAGGTTTTGATATGCCGCCATATATCTTAAGTGACTATGATCATCCTGATTTTAATTCAGAAGCTTGGTATCCCCCCTATGGTTTGGTTCATTCAGACAGTATATATTTTGAAGGCTCAGGATTGTATTTAGCTCAAAATCCGCATTTTTCAAGTGATATTAGATTAACATTACGTCCACACAATGACCCGCTTTCAGTTAATGTTAAGGAAATTGATCCACGACAATTTAAAATATACCCTAATCCATTTGAAAATGATATTTATCTCACAAATAAGACAAACATACTTTCAAAATATAGCATTTATAATGTGTTAGGACGAAAACTGCAAACAGGAATATTAAAAGAAAATTCTAACAGAATTAAAATGGGTGATCATCCTCCGGGAATATACTATATCATCATACATCATGAAAACAATCATTTTACTCAAAAACTTTTAA